A window of the Gossypium hirsutum isolate 1008001.06 chromosome A03, Gossypium_hirsutum_v2.1, whole genome shotgun sequence genome harbors these coding sequences:
- the LOC107887265 gene encoding uncharacterized protein codes for MSDHLVLYVDRLVRPVPLQPVESEAGPSTEISGPSCSPKEKEIFRGGGEEEPLIQTAECRICQEEDSVENLETPCACSGSLKYAHRKCVQHWCNEKGDIICEICHQPYQPGYIAPPRPQTEETAIDIGGGWTISGTPVDLRDPRLLAIAEAERQILEAEYDEYTASNASGAAFCRSAALILMALLLLRHALTVPDADAEDDVSTFFSLFLLRAAGFLLPCYIMAWAISILQRQRQRQEAAALAATQVAFVLQSGQRRGMHFTIASGPTMTTHHQESI; via the exons ATGAGTGATCACCTGGTTTTGTATGTGGATCGTCTGGTGAGGCCGGTGCCGTTACAGCCGGTGGAGTCGGAGGCTGGTCCCTCAACGGAGATTTCGGGCCCATCCTGCTCGCCCAAGGAAAAGGAGATCTTCCGTGGAGGCGGCGAAGAGGAGCCGCTCATTCAAACGGCGGAGTGTCGCATTTGCCAGGAGGAAGATTCCGTTGAGAATCTTGAGACCCCTTGTGCCTGCAGCGGCAGCCTCAag TATGCGCATAGGAAATGCGTGCAACATTGGTGCAACGAGAAAGGAGATATCATTTGCGAGATATGTCATCAG CCTTATCAACCTGGTTATATCGCTCCACCTCGCCCCCAAACTGAAGAAACCGCTATTGATATTGG TGGAGGCTGGACAATCTCTGGCACCCCTGTGGATTTGCGTGATCCTCGCCTCTTGGCCATTGCAGAGGCAGAACGGCAAATTTTGGAAGCTGAGTATGATGAATATACTGCATCAAATGCCAGTGGAGCTGCCTTTTGCCGTTCTGCTGCTCTAATT TTAATGGCCCTTCTGCTGTTGCGGCATGCATTAACTGTTCCAGATGCTGATGCAGAGGATGATGTGTCTACCTTTTTCTCT CTTTTCTTGCTTCGTGCTGCTGGGTTTCTCTTGCCATGCTACATCATGGCTTGGGCCATCAGTATATTACAGCGACAAAGGCAAAGACAG GAAGCAGCAGCATTAGCTGCAACACAGGTTGCTTTTGTGCTACAATCCGGGCAACGTAGGGGTATGCATTTTACCATTGCATCAGGACCTACAATGACCACTCATCATCAGGAAAGCATTTAA